A single genomic interval of Phycisphaeraceae bacterium harbors:
- a CDS encoding signal peptidase II → MSDDAPLLAYRHPPAVALFCILAAVVLGADLWLKAWAFANVAPQPVIIDPAQIQPIDHEPVIVVPYLLNLHLTTNDGAVFGMGKGQRFFFITMSLIAIVVIVVIFARSFAQQRWLHVSLALILAGALGNLYDRAIYSQVRDMLHLFPGVNLPFGWAWPGPGGGNHELYPWIFNIADVALVVGVLMMMVSLWKPRPNKATSDQAEAKTADTAE, encoded by the coding sequence ATGTCCGACGATGCTCCGTTGCTTGCTTATCGACATCCGCCTGCCGTCGCGCTGTTTTGCATCCTCGCGGCTGTGGTTCTCGGCGCGGACCTGTGGCTCAAAGCGTGGGCGTTCGCCAATGTCGCCCCGCAGCCCGTCATCATCGACCCGGCGCAGATCCAACCCATCGACCATGAACCCGTGATCGTGGTGCCTTACCTGCTCAATCTGCACCTGACGACCAATGACGGTGCGGTGTTCGGCATGGGCAAGGGGCAGCGGTTCTTTTTCATCACCATGAGCTTGATTGCGATTGTCGTGATCGTGGTGATCTTTGCGCGCAGCTTCGCGCAGCAGCGGTGGCTGCATGTGTCGCTGGCGCTGATCCTCGCCGGCGCGCTGGGTAATCTCTATGACCGGGCCATCTACTCTCAGGTGCGCGACATGCTGCACCTGTTTCCGGGTGTGAACCTGCCCTTCGGCTGGGCCTGGCCGGGTCCCGGCGGGGGCAACCACGAGCTTTACCCGTGGATCTTCAACATCGCGGATGTGGCACTGGTCGTCGGGGTGCTGATGATGATGGTCAGCCTCTGGAAGCCTCGACCGAATAAAGCGACCTCGGATCAAGCCGAAGCGAAAACCGCCGACACAGCGGAGTAA
- the ispF gene encoding 2-C-methyl-D-erythritol 2,4-cyclodiphosphate synthase produces the protein MVLPRIGHGFDLHRLEPGLKLIVGGVDFQHDRGCAAHSDGDVVYHALTDALLGALGQDDIGQLFPDNDPKWKGADSRVFVEEATRRMRTAGYTVGNLDITVILQRPKLSPHKAAIKDNIAQLLGCEPARVNIKGKTHENVDAIGEGRAIACHAVVLLVTKSPVKTSRVRTISTGRVPLRAGRRIRRSR, from the coding sequence ATGGTTCTGCCCCGCATAGGCCACGGATTTGATCTGCACCGACTTGAGCCGGGATTGAAGCTCATCGTCGGCGGGGTTGATTTTCAGCACGACCGCGGCTGCGCTGCGCATTCCGATGGAGATGTCGTTTATCACGCTCTGACCGATGCACTGCTCGGCGCGCTGGGGCAGGATGACATCGGACAGCTCTTTCCCGACAACGATCCGAAGTGGAAGGGGGCCGATTCCCGTGTGTTTGTCGAGGAAGCGACCCGGCGCATGCGCACGGCTGGGTACACCGTCGGCAACCTCGACATCACCGTCATTCTCCAACGGCCGAAACTCAGCCCGCATAAGGCAGCCATCAAGGACAACATCGCCCAACTGCTGGGCTGCGAACCGGCGCGGGTGAACATCAAAGGCAAGACGCACGAAAACGTGGATGCGATCGGCGAGGGACGGGCCATCGCCTGTCATGCGGTGGTGCTGCTGGTCACAAAATCTCCGGTCAAGACCAGCCGCGTCAGAACGATCTCCACAGGCCGTGTCCCGCTCCGGGCCGGGCGTCGTATCCGGCGGAGCAGGTGA
- a CDS encoding sigma-54-dependent Fis family transcriptional regulator: MSEATDTPTAQILVVDDEVDHAEVMAEVLRRQGHVCTIVHSLTAAQEELRHGQFDLIVTDLRMEGEEDGLQVLATARQSQAGAETILVTAHGGVSTCKAALKQGAYDFIEKPLDLDVFRTLTQHAIQAVMLRAQNTHLRERIDETYGFEGIIGSSPAIRRLITTMRQIAPSTIPVLITGESGTGKELVAQAIHNNSKRARHHFVAINCAGLSESILEDELFGHVKGAFTGADRDRQGRFEYANGGTLFLDEVGDMPPLMQAKLLRVLESGEVVRLGSNEPRHVDVRLLSATNRNLDEMVKQHQFREDLYFRIKGVNLHLPALRERREDIPVLARHFVHKFAAQFDRPAIDLTEETQTALMSFDWPGNVRQLINVLQNMIAIADGERLELRHLPPEIRGADGAGEISVGGPPMSLDQLEKQAIRDALRVNKGNREAAAKMLGIGERTLYRKLKEYGLK, encoded by the coding sequence ATGTCTGAAGCCACCGATACACCGACTGCGCAGATCCTCGTCGTGGATGATGAGGTCGATCACGCCGAAGTGATGGCCGAGGTGCTGCGCCGTCAGGGCCACGTCTGCACAATCGTCCACAGCCTCACAGCCGCTCAGGAGGAATTGAGGCACGGCCAGTTCGATCTGATCGTCACCGACCTGCGCATGGAGGGTGAGGAGGACGGCCTGCAGGTGCTGGCGACGGCGCGGCAGTCGCAGGCCGGCGCGGAGACCATCCTCGTCACCGCACACGGCGGCGTGTCCACCTGCAAGGCTGCGCTCAAGCAGGGAGCCTACGACTTCATCGAAAAACCGCTCGATCTCGATGTCTTTCGCACGCTGACCCAGCACGCGATCCAGGCGGTCATGCTCCGGGCGCAGAACACGCACCTGCGAGAGCGGATCGATGAGACGTATGGATTCGAGGGCATCATCGGCTCCTCGCCCGCGATCCGCCGCCTCATCACGACGATGCGGCAAATCGCCCCATCAACCATCCCGGTGCTCATCACCGGCGAGTCGGGAACGGGTAAGGAACTCGTCGCCCAGGCGATCCATAACAACTCCAAGCGTGCCCGGCATCACTTCGTCGCGATCAACTGTGCCGGCCTGTCCGAGTCGATCCTTGAGGACGAGCTTTTCGGACACGTCAAAGGCGCATTCACCGGCGCTGACCGCGACCGGCAGGGACGGTTTGAGTACGCCAACGGCGGCACGCTTTTCCTCGATGAGGTCGGCGACATGCCCCCGCTCATGCAGGCCAAGCTCCTGCGCGTCCTCGAAAGCGGCGAAGTCGTCCGCCTCGGCTCGAATGAGCCGCGACACGTCGATGTGCGGCTGCTGTCGGCGACCAATCGCAACCTCGATGAGATGGTCAAACAACACCAGTTCCGCGAGGACCTCTATTTCCGCATCAAGGGTGTGAACCTCCACCTGCCCGCGCTGCGTGAACGGCGTGAGGACATCCCGGTGCTGGCGCGGCACTTCGTGCATAAGTTCGCGGCGCAGTTCGACCGGCCCGCCATCGACCTGACGGAAGAGACGCAGACCGCGCTGATGAGCTTTGACTGGCCGGGAAATGTGCGGCAGCTCATCAACGTGCTTCAGAATATGATCGCCATCGCCGATGGCGAACGGCTGGAATTGCGTCACCTGCCGCCGGAGATTCGCGGTGCCGATGGCGCCGGAGAGATCAGCGTCGGCGGCCCGCCCATGAGCCTCGATCAACTGGAAAAACAGGCGATCCGCGACGCCCTGCGCGTCAACAAGGGCAATCGTGAAGCCGCAGCGAAAATGCTCGGTATCGGCGAGCGGACGCTGTATCGGAAACTCAAAGAGTACGGATTGAAATAG
- a CDS encoding menaquinone biosynthesis protein, with protein sequence MSSTRPDAFTSSPPAVVTRRIGCVSYLNAKPLIEGVEKDPGIPGALVKLDIPSRLLDDLLAGEVDIALCPVIDYFRSTTPLEIVPVGGIGCDGPTLTVRLFSRVPIDRITAIYADTDSHTSVALLRVLLHQRDGLTPTLIDYHARERVAGHKLVTAPEAMLLIGDKVVADCPSEDEYPHQLDLGQAWRELTGLPFVFAVWLARRGAKLGDLPQQLDQQRIRNAARIDQIVDRHAAAHHWPRELATRYLGELLRYAIGPRECQAIERFGELAARCGVIPANRPLVLHSDG encoded by the coding sequence ATGAGTTCAACCCGCCCTGATGCGTTTACCTCCTCCCCGCCCGCGGTCGTCACCCGGCGCATCGGCTGCGTGAGTTATCTCAACGCCAAACCGCTCATCGAAGGCGTGGAAAAAGACCCCGGCATTCCCGGCGCGCTGGTAAAGCTCGACATACCCAGCCGCCTGCTGGATGACCTGCTGGCCGGCGAGGTGGACATCGCGCTTTGTCCGGTCATCGACTACTTCCGCAGCACCACGCCGCTGGAAATCGTGCCCGTCGGCGGGATCGGCTGCGACGGGCCGACCCTGACGGTTCGCCTTTTCAGTCGCGTGCCGATTGATCGAATCACCGCCATTTACGCTGACACCGACAGCCACACCAGCGTCGCGCTGCTGCGCGTGCTGCTGCACCAACGGGACGGCCTGACGCCGACGCTCATCGACTACCACGCCCGCGAGCGCGTGGCGGGACACAAGCTCGTCACCGCACCCGAGGCGATGCTGCTCATCGGCGACAAGGTGGTGGCGGACTGCCCCAGCGAGGACGAGTACCCGCATCAGCTCGATCTGGGGCAGGCGTGGCGCGAGCTTACCGGTCTGCCTTTCGTCTTTGCCGTCTGGCTGGCGCGACGCGGGGCAAAGCTCGGCGACCTGCCTCAACAACTCGACCAGCAACGGATCCGCAATGCGGCGCGGATCGATCAGATCGTCGATCGCCACGCAGCGGCGCACCACTGGCCGCGCGAGCTAGCGACCCGCTATCTGGGCGAGTTGCTGCGCTACGCCATCGGACCGCGCGAATGTCAGGCCATCGAACGCTTCGGCGAACTGGCGGCCCGGTGCGGCGTCATCCCCGCCAATCGTCCGCTCGTTCTCCACTCCGACGGTTGA
- the queD gene encoding 6-carboxytetrahydropterin synthase QueD yields the protein MRIALSKTFDFEAAHWLPTFPQGHKCRRMHGHSFHIDVVIEGEVSPEKGYLQDFGEIKAAIAPIQQQLDHYVLNEIEGLANPTAEVLARWVYDRLKPTLPLLSIVRVHETCTSMAEYRGQ from the coding sequence ATGCGCATTGCACTATCCAAGACGTTTGACTTCGAGGCGGCACACTGGCTGCCGACTTTTCCCCAAGGCCACAAGTGCCGACGGATGCACGGCCACTCGTTTCACATCGACGTGGTGATCGAGGGCGAAGTGTCTCCGGAGAAGGGCTATCTCCAGGACTTCGGCGAGATCAAGGCGGCTATCGCGCCGATTCAGCAGCAGCTCGATCATTACGTGCTCAATGAGATCGAGGGGCTTGCCAACCCTACCGCGGAGGTGCTCGCCAGGTGGGTGTACGACCGATTGAAGCCGACGTTGCCTCTGCTGTCGATCGTCCGGGTGCATGAAACCTGCACATCGATGGCGGAGTATCGCGGACAGTAG
- a CDS encoding radical SAM protein yields the protein MATLLINEIFHSIQGESTWAGLPCVFVRLTGCHLRCHYCDTEYAFHEGRRYEIDEVLAQVRRMAGNGRLVEITGGEPLLQPNVHELMRRLADEGFTVLIETSGASDISRCDPRVIRIMDLKTPGSGEAQRNLWSNIDHLTHRDEVKFVLCSREDYQWARQVIAKYQLSERVHAVLMSAAAPMKPGLEIAGVDGLSLRELAEWVLADGLPVRLQTQLHKLIWDPMTRGV from the coding sequence GTGGCTACCTTGTTGATTAACGAGATTTTCCATTCGATCCAGGGTGAAAGCACCTGGGCGGGGTTGCCCTGCGTCTTTGTACGGCTCACCGGCTGCCACCTGCGCTGTCACTATTGCGATACCGAGTATGCCTTTCACGAAGGCAGGCGATACGAAATCGACGAGGTGCTGGCGCAAGTGCGCCGCATGGCGGGGAACGGCCGGTTGGTGGAAATCACCGGCGGTGAGCCGCTCCTCCAGCCGAATGTTCACGAGCTGATGCGACGACTGGCCGACGAGGGCTTTACCGTGCTGATCGAGACCAGCGGTGCCAGCGACATTTCACGCTGCGATCCGCGCGTGATTCGCATCATGGATCTCAAAACGCCTGGCAGCGGCGAGGCGCAGCGGAACCTCTGGTCCAACATCGATCACCTCACGCATCGTGACGAGGTGAAGTTTGTCCTCTGCTCGCGCGAGGATTACCAGTGGGCACGCCAGGTCATCGCCAAATACCAATTATCGGAGCGCGTCCATGCCGTCCTGATGAGTGCGGCTGCGCCGATGAAGCCGGGGCTGGAGATCGCGGGAGTCGATGGCCTGTCGCTGCGCGAGTTGGCGGAATGGGTGCTGGCGGACGGCCTGCCCGTTCGCTTGCAGACGCAGTTGCACAAGCTCATCTGGGATCCGATGACCAGAGGCGTGTAA
- the folK gene encoding 2-amino-4-hydroxy-6-hydroxymethyldihydropteridine diphosphokinase — protein MFARSPDTRHNRRMAHAMIGIGSNVGDRAAHIEIARQGLARLPRTELLAFSRVYATAPVSHVPQGEFLNAAALLETALDPHDLLTKLLEIERQTGRQPPGHRIKWGPRTLDMDVLLYDDRVIDTGDLRVPHPAMHERWFVLRPLADVAPDAVHPVLKKTVRELLEKVEAPE, from the coding sequence ATGTTTGCTCGCAGCCCCGACACCCGCCACAATCGTCGCATGGCCCACGCGATGATCGGTATCGGCAGCAACGTCGGCGACCGTGCTGCGCACATCGAGATCGCACGGCAAGGGCTGGCTCGACTGCCGCGGACGGAGCTTCTCGCCTTCAGCAGGGTTTACGCAACCGCACCCGTAAGTCATGTGCCCCAAGGCGAGTTTCTCAATGCTGCCGCCTTGCTGGAGACCGCGCTGGATCCGCATGATTTGTTGACGAAACTGCTGGAAATCGAGCGTCAGACAGGTCGGCAGCCGCCGGGACACCGCATTAAATGGGGGCCGCGCACGCTGGATATGGATGTGCTGCTCTACGACGATCGGGTGATCGACACGGGTGACCTGCGCGTCCCTCATCCCGCGATGCACGAACGCTGGTTCGTGCTCCGACCGCTCGCGGATGTCGCGCCTGATGCGGTCCATCCGGTGCTGAAAAAAACAGTTCGGGAGTTATTAGAAAAGGTGGAGGCGCCGGAGTGA
- a CDS encoding diguanylate cyclase, with product MSTHPAANASSAASPRDLDPINTMMRPRPAALVVGEESLERTVRDIFNEAELPIAVERVEDYLMALGKLGWETPRVLIGRARELDESLLVTTAALRRLAPRTRLLLVVRPDEEPLATRAVEAGFDDYVIEPINPDELMEAIGDSLTVRTREPEQETAGQRADAAPAAPVSPAAPPRTGAGSTATVSAVNDEWGVTEFAFASPEATAGLVTPSAVPPPAPPSAASLRSTAVPTPGHELGDVDLLQQLLADPRQFRPLILRLLTAQSGLAQVGLMTAQETPPAGHVAVPVEYRNIKLGILHAAPPTSRDELVPWASWLSYWIALERKLTDLSDIAYKDELTGVWNRRYFNRFFEQVMTRAVKERFRVTLLVFDIDDFKTYNDRYGHAAGDDILRETAKLMQSVVRTHDVVARIGGDEFAVIFWDAEGPRQPNSQHPQSVLSAAQRFQRAICEHRFPKLLHQAPGTLTISGGLAGYPWDGRTTQELHELADSRAMESKRDGKNAIKFGPGAEQTCKYLPG from the coding sequence ATGAGCACACATCCGGCAGCCAATGCGTCGTCCGCCGCTTCGCCGCGCGATCTCGATCCGATCAACACGATGATGCGGCCTCGACCGGCGGCACTGGTGGTCGGCGAGGAATCGCTCGAGCGCACCGTCCGCGACATCTTCAACGAGGCGGAGCTGCCCATCGCCGTCGAACGGGTCGAGGACTACCTCATGGCTCTGGGCAAGCTCGGCTGGGAGACGCCGCGCGTGCTCATCGGCCGGGCGCGCGAGCTGGATGAAAGCCTGCTGGTGACGACCGCAGCTCTGCGCCGTCTCGCCCCGCGTACCCGGCTGCTGCTGGTGGTCCGACCCGATGAGGAACCGCTGGCGACCCGCGCGGTTGAAGCGGGCTTTGACGACTACGTGATCGAACCGATCAACCCCGATGAGTTGATGGAAGCCATCGGCGACTCGCTGACCGTTCGCACGCGCGAGCCGGAGCAGGAGACCGCCGGACAACGGGCGGATGCCGCGCCTGCTGCGCCGGTGTCGCCCGCTGCTCCGCCGCGAACCGGGGCCGGCTCAACCGCGACGGTCTCAGCCGTCAACGATGAGTGGGGCGTGACGGAGTTTGCCTTCGCCAGTCCGGAGGCGACAGCGGGTCTGGTGACGCCTTCCGCCGTTCCGCCGCCCGCGCCGCCGTCAGCCGCGTCCCTGCGATCGACAGCCGTACCCACGCCGGGACACGAATTGGGTGATGTCGATCTGCTTCAGCAGTTGCTCGCCGATCCGCGGCAGTTCCGCCCGTTGATCCTGCGTCTGCTCACCGCTCAGAGCGGCCTGGCGCAGGTCGGCCTGATGACAGCGCAGGAGACTCCGCCCGCCGGTCACGTCGCCGTGCCGGTCGAATATCGAAATATCAAGCTCGGCATCCTGCACGCTGCTCCGCCGACCTCGCGCGACGAGCTGGTGCCTTGGGCGTCGTGGCTGAGTTACTGGATAGCACTGGAGCGCAAGCTCACCGACCTGTCCGACATCGCCTACAAGGACGAACTGACCGGCGTGTGGAATCGGCGGTACTTCAACCGGTTCTTCGAGCAGGTGATGACCAGAGCGGTCAAGGAACGCTTCCGTGTGACGCTGCTGGTTTTCGACATCGACGATTTCAAAACCTACAACGACCGCTACGGTCACGCCGCCGGCGATGACATCCTCCGTGAGACGGCGAAGCTCATGCAATCAGTCGTGCGGACGCACGATGTGGTCGCACGGATCGGCGGTGATGAGTTCGCGGTCATCTTCTGGGATGCCGAAGGACCGCGCCAGCCCAATAGCCAGCACCCCCAGAGCGTGCTCAGCGCGGCGCAGCGGTTCCAGCGCGCGATCTGCGAGCACCGCTTCCCCAAGCTGCTCCATCAGGCGCCGGGCACGCTGACCATCTCCGGCGGGCTGGCGGGGTATCCGTGGGACGGCAGAACCACGCAGGAGCTTCACGAGCTTGCGGATTCCCGCGCGATGGAGTCCAAGCGCGACGGGAAAAACGCGATCAAGTTCGGCCCCGGCGCAGAGCAGACCTGCAAATATCTGCCCGGCTGA
- a CDS encoding DUF255 domain-containing protein, with the protein MAHANHQKSELINPDGSPRFTNALARETSPYLLQHAHNPVEWHPWGPDAFALARRQQKPIFLSIGYSTCYWCHVMERQVFENIAIGSLMNEKFINIKVDREERPDVDDIYMLAVQVMTGHGGWPMSVFLTPPGAGGEADHGLKPFYAGTYFPPEPMHGRPGFPQIIEALDEAWSDRRPEVIQQAEQIAATVSEHLGRLDPAGTLDIDLISTAANRLLRTYDDQNGGFGDAPKFPTPSNLLFLLEVYRNRSNIDLWNVLANTLDRMARGGLYDQIGGGFHRYSTDAKWLVPHFEKMLYDNGQLVEVYLTAQSIKPDEAEPTLYPRIIRQTCDYILREMTDATGAFWSAQDAEVDALEGGNYLWRLAEFTKVIGDEKLAKLAARMYGLDQGTNFQDPHHPEQPAGNVLHLPVRLNELAAEQGISLADLLESKRRIDNLLLTTRDRRKQPGTDDKVLVSWNGMMIAALARAGNELGEAKYTQAAARAAQAILDRMRDGEGGLLRSMRKGSARIPAFLDDYAFFIHGLIELHRASGEARWIETARSLVEQATRRFAAATGGYFDTLAGQADLFVRTRSTYDGAIPSGNSQMIHNLIDLYEQTRQSELLDRAIVDLESFADAMRRNGQGMARMQQALLRVMTLAPTKFSAAVMQPTQESNKRRVVSLEVEGERVALGRVGATGRVTLTLRIGPDYHLNANVPGQDDLIPTKLELRDAPGVELTVDYPQGVTRRYPFADRDVIVYAGDVRIIATLTRREAAASLSGRKPALVLSYQVCTEMSCLEPRTVEVPLKIE; encoded by the coding sequence ATGGCCCACGCCAATCATCAGAAATCCGAGCTGATCAATCCCGACGGCTCACCGCGGTTTACCAATGCACTGGCGCGGGAAACCAGTCCGTACCTGCTCCAGCACGCGCATAATCCCGTGGAGTGGCATCCGTGGGGGCCGGATGCGTTTGCGTTGGCGCGCCGACAGCAGAAACCCATCTTTCTCTCGATCGGTTACTCGACGTGCTACTGGTGTCACGTCATGGAGAGGCAGGTATTCGAGAACATCGCCATCGGCTCGCTGATGAACGAGAAGTTCATCAACATCAAGGTTGATCGTGAGGAGCGGCCTGATGTGGACGACATTTACATGCTGGCGGTGCAGGTGATGACGGGTCACGGCGGCTGGCCGATGAGTGTGTTTCTGACTCCGCCTGGCGCGGGAGGCGAGGCGGATCACGGGCTTAAGCCGTTCTATGCGGGCACATATTTTCCGCCGGAGCCGATGCACGGCCGTCCGGGATTTCCTCAGATCATCGAGGCGTTGGACGAGGCGTGGAGTGATCGCCGCCCTGAGGTGATCCAGCAGGCCGAGCAGATCGCCGCGACGGTTTCGGAGCATCTGGGCCGGCTCGATCCGGCGGGCACGCTGGACATCGACCTGATTTCGACGGCCGCCAACCGGCTGCTGCGAACTTATGACGACCAGAACGGCGGCTTTGGTGACGCGCCCAAATTCCCCACACCCAGCAACCTGCTCTTTCTGCTGGAGGTCTATCGAAACAGATCCAATATCGATTTGTGGAACGTGCTGGCCAACACGCTCGACCGCATGGCGCGCGGCGGGCTGTATGACCAGATCGGCGGCGGATTCCACCGCTACTCGACCGATGCCAAGTGGCTCGTGCCTCACTTCGAAAAAATGCTCTACGACAACGGCCAACTCGTCGAGGTCTATCTGACCGCACAGTCGATCAAGCCCGACGAGGCAGAGCCGACGCTCTATCCGCGGATCATCCGGCAGACGTGCGATTACATCCTGCGCGAAATGACCGATGCCACCGGCGCGTTCTGGTCGGCGCAGGATGCGGAGGTCGATGCGCTCGAAGGCGGCAACTACCTCTGGCGGCTGGCGGAGTTCACCAAGGTGATCGGCGATGAAAAACTCGCAAAGCTGGCAGCGCGGATGTACGGCCTCGACCAGGGGACAAACTTCCAGGACCCGCATCACCCGGAGCAGCCGGCGGGGAACGTGCTCCACCTGCCCGTGCGGCTCAACGAGCTGGCGGCTGAGCAGGGCATCTCGCTGGCGGACTTGCTGGAGTCCAAGCGACGAATTGACAACCTGTTGCTGACGACACGTGATCGACGCAAGCAGCCGGGCACGGATGACAAGGTGCTCGTCTCGTGGAACGGCATGATGATCGCTGCCCTGGCGCGGGCAGGAAACGAACTGGGTGAGGCGAAATACACGCAGGCGGCAGCCCGCGCAGCGCAGGCGATCCTCGACCGGATGCGCGATGGGGAAGGCGGCCTGCTGCGCTCCATGCGCAAGGGCAGTGCAAGAATCCCGGCTTTTCTGGATGACTATGCGTTTTTCATTCACGGACTGATCGAGCTGCACCGCGCCAGCGGCGAGGCGCGGTGGATCGAGACGGCGCGGTCACTCGTGGAGCAGGCGACCAGACGGTTCGCTGCTGCGACGGGGGGATATTTCGACACGCTGGCGGGGCAGGCTGATCTTTTCGTGCGGACACGCTCGACCTACGACGGCGCGATCCCCAGCGGTAACAGCCAGATGATTCACAACCTGATCGATCTTTATGAGCAGACGCGACAAAGCGAGCTGCTCGACCGGGCGATCGTCGATCTCGAATCTTTCGCTGACGCGATGCGGCGCAACGGGCAGGGCATGGCGCGCATGCAGCAGGCGTTGCTCCGCGTGATGACGCTGGCTCCGACTAAATTCAGCGCAGCGGTGATGCAGCCGACGCAGGAATCGAATAAGCGGCGCGTCGTATCGCTGGAGGTGGAGGGCGAGCGCGTCGCACTGGGGCGTGTCGGTGCGACGGGCCGGGTGACGCTCACGCTGCGGATCGGCCCGGATTATCACCTCAACGCCAACGTCCCCGGACAGGACGACCTGATCCCCACGAAGCTGGAGCTGCGTGACGCCCCCGGCGTGGAGCTGACGGTGGACTATCCCCAGGGCGTAACTCGGCGTTATCCCTTCGCGGACCGCGATGTGATTGTTTACGCCGGAGATGTGCGGATCATCGCCACGCTGACGCGCAGGGAGGCAGCCGCTTCGCTGAGCGGACGGAAGCCGGCTCTGGTCCTGAGCTATCAGGTTTGCACGGAAATGAGCTGTCTGGAACCGCGCACGGTCGAGGTGCCCTTGAAGATCGAATAG
- a CDS encoding PEP-CTERM sorting domain-containing protein, with translation MSLSGFVKAAVGIAMVAGLASVVQADIDVPLTFDSLGTSGVAAGNSSYAITNGSGNVELYNETGSGFAWARYNLSTPQPLGDITGLTYTIRVLDGGFPYGNYIANPILVIDADNDSNHTANPPVWIDSLNPADLGGDAIYSSDAMYSGLGSTPEASLHTMSLIGPGSIIDTGGGWYHSNATQNGLNFSDYYPWSSVLGAGHLPHDGIDASDLVYAVYIVDGGSAAFVDHKIEISNVALSVPEPASLVLLCLGSVLIFKRHRVA, from the coding sequence ATGTCACTTTCAGGTTTTGTCAAAGCAGCGGTCGGTATTGCAATGGTTGCTGGTCTGGCGTCGGTCGTACAGGCGGACATTGATGTCCCGCTGACGTTTGACAGCCTCGGCACCTCAGGCGTGGCGGCGGGTAATTCTTCCTACGCGATCACGAACGGCAGCGGTAATGTTGAACTCTACAACGAGACGGGGTCCGGCTTTGCCTGGGCACGCTACAACCTCAGCACGCCTCAGCCTCTGGGTGACATCACGGGGCTGACCTACACCATCCGGGTGCTCGACGGCGGTTTCCCCTACGGAAATTACATCGCCAATCCGATTCTCGTCATTGATGCGGATAACGACAGCAATCACACCGCCAATCCTCCCGTCTGGATTGATTCTCTCAACCCGGCGGATCTGGGTGGCGATGCGATTTATTCCAGCGACGCGATGTATTCGGGTCTCGGATCGACGCCGGAAGCCTCGCTCCACACCATGTCCCTCATCGGCCCCGGCAGCATCATTGATACGGGCGGCGGGTGGTATCACTCGAATGCGACCCAGAACGGACTCAACTTTTCTGACTACTACCCCTGGAGCAGTGTGCTGGGCGCCGGCCACCTGCCGCATGACGGCATTGATGCCAGCGATCTGGTCTATGCCGTGTACATCGTTGACGGCGGAAGTGCCGCATTCGTGGATCACAAGATCGAGATCAGCAACGTGGCCTTGAGTGTTCCTGAGCCGGCGAGCCTGGTATTGCTCTGCCTGGGCAGCGTGTTGATTTTCAAGCGTCACCGCGTCGCCTGA